One genomic window of Punica granatum isolate Tunisia-2019 chromosome 1, ASM765513v2, whole genome shotgun sequence includes the following:
- the LOC116192479 gene encoding protein KRI1 homolog gives MGLKLFDGGDPDADDISKIEINQEYARRFEHNKKREDLHRLQELQQKGVIGDSSSSLDSEDSSSSYEESDDADETGPSKGDLEFFDALIKVKKQDPSLKQKDVTLFKSDGESESEDDGKEGRGESKQKRKMYLKDVVAKQLIEGGPEFDDDDEQGGCVRKKTYNEEQEELKRAFLEAAEAAESDVGDGDFLTVKKRDEGVEGGHGETAEFQKKLNEYFGEDEGLDEHKMFLRDYFLKKMWIDKDKKKEKGRADEEELDELLQDEEEVEKQEDYETNYRHEEVEDDRVLGHSRNVEGSVRLKETARKRQRQRKEERMKIAEMERKEELKHLKNLKKEEIKEKLQKFKQISGIADDNDCLLLGDDLDDEFDPEEYDRMMKKVFDEKYYEAEDLDPDFGSDRDEDGDIEKPDFEKEDELLRLPKGWDVPGSGDGFLAARERMLKQNAEAGDDGGSAGGSGTSEDDKDEGRDDDGSEDGGSGASEDGKDEGGDDGNNGGDGETGASEEGKRKRKRKLSLIKRAKEALMEEYYNLDYEDTIGDLKTRFKYAKIKPNRYGLSTAEILMMDDKELNQYVSLKKIAPFREKEWKVPNSQRYHLKMKKKELLKEGPSKRHKSDKRKRPRDDAGPSAPLTDAGEDGKAPVNMPDGDMSNLSRKARRRRHQAELKLSHQRLLAYGKVSSKSKGKSKK, from the coding sequence ATGGGGTTGAAGCTTTTCGATGGTGGCGACCCTGACGCCGATGACATCTCGAAGATTGAGATCAACCAAGAGTATGCTCGCCGGTTCGAGCACAACAAGAAGCGCGAGGATCTCCATCGCCTCCAGGAGCTTCAGCAGAAGGGCGTCATTGGAGACTCTTCGTCTTCCTTGGATTCTGAAGATAGCTCCTCCTCCTATGAGGAGAGCGACGATGCCGACGAGACTGGGCCCAGCAAGGGAGACTTGGAGTTCTTCGATGCCCTAATCAAGGTTAAGAAGCAGGACCCTAGTCTTAAGCAGAAGGACGTCACTCTGTTCAAGTCCGATGGGGAGAGTGAGAGTGAGGATGATGGGAAAGAGGGCAGAGGTGAATCGAAGCAGAAGCGGAAGATGTACTTGAAGGATGTTGTAGCGAAGCAGTTGATCGAGGGAGGCCCGGAATTCGATGATGACGATGAGCAAGGGGGTTGCGTGCGGAAGAAGACTTACAATGAGGAGCAGGAGGAGCTGAAGAGGGCTTTCCTGGAAGCGGCTGAGGCAGCGGAGAGTGATGTCGGAGATGGGGATTTCCTCACCGTGAAGAAGAGAGACGAGGGAGTTGAGGGTGGACATGGTGAAACTGCCGAGTTTCAGAAGAAGCTGAATGAGTATTTCGGGGAAGATGAGGGTTTGGATGAGCATAAGATGTTCCTAAGGGACTACTTTCTGAAGAAGATGTGGATTGATAAGGataagaagaaggagaaggggcGTGCCGATGAGGAGGAGCTGGACGAGTTGTTGCAGGATGAGGAAGAGGTTGAGAAGCAGGAGGATTATGAGACAAACTATCGGCATGAGGAGGTCGAGGATGATCGTGTTTTGGGACACTCGAGGAATGTGGAGGGGTCGGTGAGGCTGAAGGAAACCGCGAGGAAGAGGCAGAGGCAGAGGAAGGAGGAAAGGATGAAGATTGCTGAGATGGAGAGGAAGGAGGAGCTGAAGCACCtgaagaatttgaagaaagaagagatcaaGGAGAAGCTCCAGAAGTTTAAGCAGATTTCTGGGATTGCTGATGACAATGACTGCCTCTTGCTTGGAGATGATTTGGATGATGAGTTTGATCCGGAGGAGTACGACAGGATGATGAAAAAAGTGTTTGATGAAAAGTACTATGAGGCTGAAGACTTGGACCCCGACTTTGGCAGTGATAGGGATGAAGACGGAGACATTGAAAAACCCGACTTTGAGAAAGAGGACGAGTTGCTCAGACTGCCGAAAGGTTGGGATGTCCCTGGGTCGGGTGATGGGTTCTTAGCTGCCCGAGAGAGAATGTTAAAGCAAAATGCTGAAGCTGGTGATGATGGCGGTAGTGCTGGGGGTAGTGGCACGAGTGAAGATGATAAAGATGAAGGAAGAGACGATGATGGTAGCGAAGATGGTGGTAGTGGCGCGAGTGAAGATGGTAAGGATGAAGGAGGAGACGATGGGAATAACGGAGGGGATGGAGAAACCGGAGCTTCTGAGGAAGGCAAGcggaagaggaaaagaaaactgTCGCTCATCAAGAGGGCTAAAGAGGCATTGATGGAGGAATACTACAACTTGGATTATGAGGACACCATCGGAGATCTGAAGACGAGGTTCAAGTATGCAAAGATCAAGCCAAACAGATACGGGTTGAGCACTGCAGAGATCTTAATGATGGATGACAAAGAATTGAATCAGTATGTTTCCTTGAAGAAGATTGCTCCTTTCCGTGAGAAGGAGTGGAAGGTGCCTAACAGCCAGAGGTACCACCTCaagatgaagaaaaaggagCTTCTCAAAGAAGGACCGTCTAAGAGGCACAAGTCGGATAAGAGGAAGAGACCCAGAGACGATGCTGGGCCATCAGCACCATTGACCGATGCTGGTGAAGATGGGAAAGCACCAGTGAACATGCCAGATGGAGATATGAGCAATTTGTCCAGGAAAGCAAGGAGAAGAAGACACCAAGCAGAACTTAAGTTGTCACACCAGAGGCTCTTGGCCTATGGAAAGGTGAGCTCCAAGTCCAAAGGCAAATCAAAGAAGTAA